One segment of Rhipicephalus sanguineus isolate Rsan-2018 chromosome 6, BIME_Rsan_1.4, whole genome shotgun sequence DNA contains the following:
- the LOC119397320 gene encoding tigger transposable element-derived protein 6-like: MDAKKRKNLDLATKADIIRCVEAGEKKSSVAEAFGIPRSTLSTILRNKADVKAKASQSCHSQACRVRVPAYDKVEKALYAWFLETRAKNIPIDGPMLMEKAKWFAAALGVDGFTGGTGWQQRFKTRYGIVGKTLSGESGATNSQDTEKWLSEEWPNIRDNFAPSDIYNADETALFWQMLPNKTLDLKGTSCHGGKMSKVRVSILLAADMDGSCKLRPFVIGKSKSPRCFKNAKSLPVRYAFNKKAWMTRGLFSEWIRAWDAELEKSDRNICLLVDNCSAHHVVSQMKRIIVKFLPPNTTARLQPLEEGIIKAFKVGYRRRLVQRLLINLRLGIEPKIDLLGAIQMITGAWNDVKKKTQS; the protein is encoded by the coding sequence ATGGACGCGAAGAAGCGGAAGAACTTGGATTTGGCGACCAAAGCCGACATCATTCGGTGCGTGGAGGCTGGAGAAAAAAAGTCGTCGGTCGCAGAAGCATTCGGCATTCCTCGGAGCACGCTGAGCACGATTCTGCGGAACAAAGCCGACGTAAAGGCGAAGGCGTCCCAGTCGTGCCATTCTCAGGCTTGTCGTGTGCGTGTTCCTGCGTACGACAAAGTTGAGAAAGCGCTGTACGCCTGGTTTTTGGAGACTCGGGCGAAAAACATTCCTATTGACGGCCCGATGCTGATGGAAAAAGCAAAGTGGTTTGCTGCGGCCTTGGGGGTAGACGGCTTCACTGGTGGCACCGGCTGGCAGCAGCGCTTCAAGACTCGCTACGGCATCGTTGGAAAGACCCTGTCCGGCGAAAGCGGCGCGACAAACAGCCAGGACACGGAGAAGTGGCTCTCCGAAGAGTGGCCGAACATTCGCGACAACTTTGCGCCGTCGGATATTTACAACGCCGACGAAACGGCGCTGTTCTGGCAGATGTTGCCGAACAAGACGTTGGACTTGAAAGGCACCTCGTGTCATGGGGGAAAGATGAGCAAAGTGCGCGTCTCGATTTTGCTCGCGGCGGACATGGATGGCTCCTGCAAGCTGCGGCCGTTCGTTATCGGCAAGAGCAAGTCGCCGCGCTGCTTCAAGAACGCGAAGAGCCTCCCAGTCCGATACGCGTTCAataagaaagcgtggatgacgcgggGCCTTTTTTCCGAATGGATTCGCGCATGGGATGCCGAATTGGAAAAGTCAGATAGAAACATTTGTCTTCTGGTGGACAATTGTTCCGCGCACCACGTCGTCAGCCAGATGAAAAGGATAATTGTCAAGTTTTTGCCACCCAACACCACGGCAAGGTTGCAGCCTCTCGAAGAAGGCATCATCAAAGCATTCAAGGTCGGATACAGGCGACGTCTGGTGCAACGGCTCCTGATAAACCTTCGGTTGGGGATCGAACCGAAAATCGACCTCCTTGGAGCGATCCAGATGATAACTGGGGCATGGaatgatgtgaaaaaaaaaacacagtcgtAA